A window of Malania oleifera isolate guangnan ecotype guangnan chromosome 5, ASM2987363v1, whole genome shotgun sequence contains these coding sequences:
- the LOC131155532 gene encoding ras-related protein RABA5c-like, with translation MEGGGEEEYLFKIVIIGDSAVGKSNLLSRYARNEFDLHSKATIGVEFQTQCVRVEDGKEVKAQLWDTAGQERFRAVTSAYYRGALGALLVYDVSRKGTFESIPRWLDELNTHCDTTVARMLVGNKCDLEEIREVSIDEGKSLAEEKGLFFMETSALDSTNVKSAFEIVIAEIYNNFSRKVLNSDSYKAELSVDRVSLAKNGADLSKQNGINLSCCSR, from the exons ATGGAGGGAGGTGGGGAGGAAGAGTACCTGTTCAAGATCGTGATAATTGGGGACTCCGCCGTCGGAAAATCCAATCTGCTGTCGCGGTATGCCAGAAACGAGTTCGACCTCCACTCCAAGGCCACCATCGGAGTGGAGTTTCAGACGCAGTGCGTGCGCGTTGAGGATGGTAAGGAGGTCAAGGCCCAGCTCTGGGACACCGCCGGCCAGGAACGCTTTCGAGCCGTTACTTCTGCCTACTACAGGGGTGCCCTTGGTGCTCTTCTCGTCTACGATGTTAGCCGCAAGGGTACCTTCGAGAGTATTCCCCGCTGGCTCGACGAGCTCAACA CTCATTGCGATACTACAGTGGCAAGAATGCTGGTTGGAAACAAGTGTGATTTGGAAGAAATTAGAGAAGTAAGCATAGACGAGGGCAAAAGTCTTGCAGAAGAAAAAGGATTGTTCTTCATGGAGACCTCTGCCCTAGATTCTACAAATGTCAAAAGTGCTTTTGAGATTGTTATTGCGGAGATATACAACAACTTCAGCCGGAAAGTTCTCAACTCTGACTCCTACAAGGCTGAATTATCAGTTGACCGGGTGAGCCTGGCTAAGAATGGAGCTGACTTATCGAAGCAAAATGGGATCAATCTCTCCTGCTGTTCGAGATGA